The genomic stretch CTAAGAAAGCATATAAAAACCTTCTAAAGAGATATATAAAAAGATTCATGATAAATAATAATGAAGATTGCGTTAGAGCCCCTCTGAACCCTGAACTTACAATCTTCATTTTAAGTCAGTTACATGCGAACTATATTAAAGAACGTAGCATGTCATGTTCAGAGGGAGTATTAAAAACCTATATAACTTTGTGTGATTACCTGGAAGAAAACTGATTTTTTTCTTTCATATCCACTGCGATATATTGATCCAATCCATAATTATATCCACTATACACAAAGTTCTTAATCCACTTATGATGTAGAAACTGAATGGGTCTATGTACTGCACAAATCATAGGAACCTCTTCAGCTGTGGCCTGACTTAAATTGGTATATACCAAACAGCGTGTTTCCCTTTCATTTATGATTTTAGCTTTACTATAAAGTTTATTAAATTCAGTATTTTCATACTGTAACCCACCTAAATTTTTGTTACTTACTAACTCTAAACAAGAAGAGGCTTCAGGATAATCAACATGCCATGTTAATGCATGCATCATGGTAGCATGTTTTGTAAATATCTTGTTACACAATTCAGGCCATGTATTGGTAATTACTTGAATCTGAATGCCAATTTGAGCCATACATTTTGCAAAAAAATCAGCCTTGTTTTTTTCAGCGGTTTCTGAACGCACATCAAGCGTAATCACAGGTAGTCCCTTGCCATCTGGATAGCCAGCTTGTGTCAAATAGTCTCTAGCACGTTTAACATCATAAGCATATGGATTTTTAACTGGCTCGGAAGGATCCAATAATGCTAGAGGCACTAAAGAGTGGGCTACTTCAGCAACACCATTATAGAACAGCTGATTATATGTATCTCTATCAAAAGCTAAAGACATAGCCTGTCTTAAGTAAAGATTCTTAAAAAGATCATGATTATGGTTAAACGTAAAGAACTCTGTTGAAGAACCAGCTTCCTGGTAAAAAACCAAACCTTTACTTTCAAACTCAGGTAAGAGCTTACCATCTTTTACCATACTTAGCACAAAAGCAGAGGTATCAACTCTATCTATGTCAATTTCAGCGTTCTGGATCTTCAAGAAACGTGGCTGTTCTTCTTCAAAAACATATGTTATCACTTTATCTACTAAAGGCAGTTTCCGACCAGCATAAGCTAACATATGTTGATACTGAGGAGCAGCTTCAGATGGAAACAGCTTCTCTCTAAAATTAGGATTCCTAATGAATTCAAGTTTCTTTTCTTGTGGATTAAATCCATTTTGTAACATAAATGGACCAGTGCCAACTGGATGATTTAAAAACTCAGAACCATAATATATTACTGCTTCTTTTGGAACAATATAACAAGTATTATGAGCTAATAAATCTAAAAATATAGACCAAGGCTGTGTAAGCGTGACTTGTAGTGTATAATCATCCAAGGCCTTTAAACCTTCCACAGCT from Cardinium endosymbiont of Culicoides punctatus encodes the following:
- a CDS encoding ABC transporter substrate-binding protein, with product MSKRIMVYLMVMGLLVVILYNRQYKRKQFVESFSILQNVTMRPIDGMDPLRIKDVDSAHAVSKIYEGLYEWSYLERPFKLVPNLAEGMPIISTDGLIYTFKVKKGILFQDDACFPNGKGRELKAADVVFSLKRVMDPKNAAPYVDFFNGKIQGLDVWRDTSLDYEQAVEGLKALDDYTLQVTLTQPWSIFLDLLAHNTCYIVPKEAVIYYGSEFLNHPVGTGPFMLQNGFNPQEKKLEFIRNPNFREKLFPSEAAPQYQHMLAYAGRKLPLVDKVITYVFEEEQPRFLKIQNAEIDIDRVDTSAFVLSMVKDGKLLPEFESKGLVFYQEAGSSTEFFTFNHNHDLFKNLYLRQAMSLAFDRDTYNQLFYNGVAEVAHSLVPLALLDPSEPVKNPYAYDVKRARDYLTQAGYPDGKGLPVITLDVRSETAEKNKADFFAKCMAQIGIQIQVITNTWPELCNKIFTKHATMMHALTWHVDYPEASSCLELVSNKNLGGLQYENTEFNKLYSKAKIINERETRCLVYTNLSQATAEEVPMICAVHRPIQFLHHKWIKNFVYSGYNYGLDQYIAVDMKEKNQFSSR